Proteins encoded together in one Musa acuminata AAA Group cultivar baxijiao chromosome BXJ3-6, Cavendish_Baxijiao_AAA, whole genome shotgun sequence window:
- the LOC135639359 gene encoding OVARIAN TUMOR DOMAIN-containing deubiquitinating enzyme 3-like isoform X1, with the protein MANRRNRPSNEVLLGQLKDGTACFELVQPPASLAPTGVRFFARIGSSLRAGDLPATKKVEHYTVQKVKGDGRCMFRALVKGMANNKGLVLNPRQETDDADDLRMAVKEVICDGETERPQYEEALIAITVDESLKRYCQRIERSDFWGGESELLVLSKLCQQPIIVYIPEHEHTHGTWGNGFIPITQYGSEFGKKLRNGKQRAPVRLLFSGRNHYDLLV; encoded by the exons ATGGCGAACCGCCGCAATCGTCCTTCGAACG AGGTCTTACTGGGGCAGCTAAAAGATGGAACCGCCTGCTTCGAGCTCGTCCAGCCGCCGGCTTCTCTGGCTCCCACCGGCGTTCGGTTCTTCGCCAGGATCGGCTCCTCCTT GAGGGCGGGGGATTTACCGGCGACGAAGAAGGTGGAGCATTACACTGTTCAGAAAGTCAAAGGTGACGGCCGCTGCATGTTCCGTGCACTG GTCAAGGGAATGGCAAATAACAAAGGATTGGTACTTAACCCAAGGCAAGAGACGGATGATGCAG ATGACTTACGGATGGCTGTCAAAGAAGTCATCTGTGACGGTGAAACTGAGCGACCTCAGTATGAGGAAGCACTAATAGCAATCACCGTGGACGAGTCTTTGAAACG ATACTGCCAGCGCATTGAACGATCTGATTTTTGGGGAGGCGAGTCAGAATTGTTG GTGTTGTCAAAATTGTGCCAGCAACCGATCATCGTCTACATACCTGAACATGAA CATACCCATGGCACATGGGGCAACGGATTTATTCCTATAACGCAGTACGGATCGGAGTTTGGCAAGAAGTTGAGAAACGGAAAGCAGAGGGCTCCCGTCAGATTGTTATTCAGTGGTAGGAATCACTATGATTTATTGGTTTGA
- the LOC135639359 gene encoding OVARIAN TUMOR DOMAIN-containing deubiquitinating enzyme 3-like isoform X2: MANRRNRPSNEVLLGQLKDGTACFELVQPPASLAPTGVRFFARIGSSLAGDLPATKKVEHYTVQKVKGDGRCMFRALVKGMANNKGLVLNPRQETDDADDLRMAVKEVICDGETERPQYEEALIAITVDESLKRYCQRIERSDFWGGESELLVLSKLCQQPIIVYIPEHEHTHGTWGNGFIPITQYGSEFGKKLRNGKQRAPVRLLFSGRNHYDLLV, encoded by the exons ATGGCGAACCGCCGCAATCGTCCTTCGAACG AGGTCTTACTGGGGCAGCTAAAAGATGGAACCGCCTGCTTCGAGCTCGTCCAGCCGCCGGCTTCTCTGGCTCCCACCGGCGTTCGGTTCTTCGCCAGGATCGGCTCCTCCTT GGCGGGGGATTTACCGGCGACGAAGAAGGTGGAGCATTACACTGTTCAGAAAGTCAAAGGTGACGGCCGCTGCATGTTCCGTGCACTG GTCAAGGGAATGGCAAATAACAAAGGATTGGTACTTAACCCAAGGCAAGAGACGGATGATGCAG ATGACTTACGGATGGCTGTCAAAGAAGTCATCTGTGACGGTGAAACTGAGCGACCTCAGTATGAGGAAGCACTAATAGCAATCACCGTGGACGAGTCTTTGAAACG ATACTGCCAGCGCATTGAACGATCTGATTTTTGGGGAGGCGAGTCAGAATTGTTG GTGTTGTCAAAATTGTGCCAGCAACCGATCATCGTCTACATACCTGAACATGAA CATACCCATGGCACATGGGGCAACGGATTTATTCCTATAACGCAGTACGGATCGGAGTTTGGCAAGAAGTTGAGAAACGGAAAGCAGAGGGCTCCCGTCAGATTGTTATTCAGTGGTAGGAATCACTATGATTTATTGGTTTGA
- the LOC135639358 gene encoding protein GRAVITROPIC IN THE LIGHT 1-like encodes MANKVITIGHLLQRAASSPLSHHLPGGHAFEDGDFEEEEKEEKGVGIWDEEGHSASATPGASHKGKIREMESFIYEVFDAASAVKRAYVGVQEAHSPWDPDKLRVADAVVVAELRKLGRLRDRFRRGCFSPSSAGPPAAPLRDAVAPYEATIEDLKGQLSAKNAEVDSLNEKLRSATLGGLGGKGRLHSGKRVGRITVVGAPGTPTPELFEAYMEQVKSASKTFTSHLLSLMRSAGWDVAAVFRSIIEGGGGGAAKDRAPAIPNLEACHAKYALEAYVNGKLFQGFENETFYLEGSLSSLINPAEFRRDCFTQFQDMRGMEPEQLLGILPGCPFGRFAASKYLAVVHDKMEESLFGGGSEQRQQVLAGAHPRTAFYGEFLRLAKAVWLLHLLAFALDPAPAHFEASRGAEFHPNYMESVARFTGGRVPPASVVGFPVGRGFRLGNGSVVRARVYLTPRAQPH; translated from the exons ATGGCGAACAAGGTCATAACCATCGGTCATCTGCTTCAGCGAGCCGCCTCCTCCCCTCTCAGCCATCATCTTCCCGGAGGTCACGCGTTCGAAGACGGTGACttcgaggaggaagagaaggaggagaAGGGTGTTGGGATCTGGGATGAGGAAGGTCACAGCGCGTCCGCTACCCCTGGGGCTTCTCACAAGGGCAAGATCAGGGAGATGGAGAGCTTCATCTACGAGGTGTTCGACGCGGCCTCCGCGGTGAAGCGAGCGTACGTGGGCGTTCAGGAGGCGCACAGCCCGTGGGACCCGGACAAGCTACGGGTGGCGGATGCGGTAGTGGTGGCGGAGCTACGGAAGCTGGGGAGGCTGAGGGATCGGTTCCGGCGGGGCTGCTTCAGCCCCTCTTCCGCCGGCCCACCGGCGGCGCCGTTGAGGGATGCGGTAGCTCCGTACGAGGCGACGATCGAAGATCTGAAAGGACAACTGAGCGCGAAGAATGCGGAGGTGGACAGCCTCAACGAGAAGTTGCGGAGCGCCACGCTCGGTGGGTTGGGAGGGAAAGGACGGCTCCATTCCGGCAAGAGGGTCGGACGCATCACCGTCGTCG GGGCGCCCGGCACGCCCACGCCGGAGCTGTTCGAGGCGTACATGGAGCAAGTGAAGTCGGCGTCCAAGACCTTCACATCCCACCTTCTCTCCCTTATGCGCTCCGCCGGCTGGGACGTCGCCGCCGTCTTCCGATCCATCATcgaaggaggcggcggcggggcgGCCAAGGATCGCGCTCCGGCCATTCCCAACCTGGAAGCCTGCCATGCCAAGTACGCCCTGGAGGCGTACGTGAACGGCAAGCTGTTCCAAGGATTCGAGAACGAGACGTTCTACCTGGAGGGATCGCTGAGCTCACTGATCAATCCGGCGGAGTTCCGGCGCGACTGCTTCACCCAGTTCCAGGACATGCGGGGGATGGAGCCGGAGCAGTTGCTGGGCATCCTCCCGGGATGTCCCTTCGGGCGGTTCGCCGCCAGCAAGTACCTGGCCGTCGTGCACGACAAGATGGAGGAGTCGCTGTTCGGCGGCGGGTCGGAGCAGAGGCAGCAGGTGCTGGCGGGGGCGCACCCACGGACGGCGTTCTACGGGGAGTTCCTCCGGCTGGCCAAGGCGGTGTGGCTGCTCCACCTACTGGCGTTCGCGCTGGACCCGGCACCGGCCCACTTCGAGGCGAGCAGGGGGGCGGAGTTCCACCCAAACTACATGGAGAGCGTGGCCCGGTTCACCGGCGGTCGCGTGCCGCCCGCCTCGGTGGTGGGCTTCCCGGTCGGGCGGGGCTTCAGGCTCGGCAACGGATCGGTGGTCCGTGCCAGGGTCTACCTCACCCCAAGAGCACAGCCTCACTGA